From the genome of Populus alba chromosome 10, ASM523922v2, whole genome shotgun sequence, one region includes:
- the LOC118046513 gene encoding zinc finger CCCH domain-containing protein 17, whose protein sequence is MVAATQPQQPPPTPTASTKTSAEEEALKRNTDCVYFLASPLTCKKGSECEYRHSEYARVNPRDCYFWLSGNCMNPKCGFRHPPLDGLFGNQTTASAGSSLPPSHAAAVAATHAPHNSGKQGVLCIFFQQGLCLKGDRCAFSHVPNHASNRVSQTMALTPGTEAHPPKKAFGGLQKCTQEQKLPQVNLSKAVEAPTVAKPVSKAEVASARNIAGVARNVVPPKSSDDEVPRYKASNLPPEVNGNSSRSNQLHLSRVADDHVNHNGKDADEYLRESSPGFDVLVDDELRDSDYYHGEDQFGRAIGHEGRNLNSVDEYGRGHSVDYGSLPDDQERYGDPRGYDPYEHMQGQHAWEQHRASSERMLVAPAHLERRGYSKADSPEHIEGSDLRYLLSKQRRVNGLRSVVSNDFVPGNHVEERGYQGSSRRDSHHLLSHESSISSRLRGRIKLPGGSPNEGGDLHAEREIDGGRNRGRLSPVRSLISSQQGRFRDRMKARVEEDYNEGRNFRGPHVRRELVDDKITNFAAPKSLAELRGGKNAEGKPQQSLGKRKYLEDHPPSDADLSFEGPMPLSEILKRKRGGGAAASGSRISSVIEVGNNQKESRQSLTSNSNNKAVAETQSGFSSVLKDDDSSQMLKNKESKFATDDALGIEGENIEIVHGKSSQLPNPSEIETEDGMVADDGLEDHEYEGDDQRDGDYEYEQADEGEYNYEEGENIDEEEYENEDGDDFAKKIGVVFS, encoded by the exons GGAAGTGAGTGTGAGTATCGCCACAGTGAATATGCCAGGGTTAATCCTAGGGATTGCTATTTTTGGTTGAGTGGCAATTGCATGAATCCCAAGTGTGGGTTTCGTCATCCA CCCCTTGATGGCTTGTTTGGCAACCAAACAACAGCCTCTGCTGGATCTTCTTTGCCGCCGTCACATGCTGCTGCTGTAGCTGCCACACATGCTCCACACAATTCAGGCAAACAAGGAGTCCTGTGCATTTTCTTTCAGCAGGGATTATGCTTGAAAGGTGACAGATGTGCTTTCTCCCATGTACCAAATCATGCCAGTAATAGAGTTTCTCAAACAATGGCACTTACCCCTGGTACTGAGGCCCACCCTCCAAAAAAGGCTTTTGGTGGCCTTCAAAAGTGTACTCAAGAGCAGAAGCTTCCTCAAGTGAATTTATCAAAGGCTGTTGAAGCACCCACTGTAGCTAAACCTGTGTCAAAAGCTGAAGTTGCTTCAGCAAGGAACATTGCTGGTGTTGCAAGGAATGTAGTGCCACCCAAAAGCTCGGATGATGAAGTTCCCAGATATAAAGCATCAAATCTTCCTCCCGAGGTCAATGGAAATTCAAGTCGTTCCAATCAGTTGCATCTGTCACGGGTAGCAGATGATCATGTTAACCATAATGGAAAGGATGCTGATGAGTATTTGAGGGAGTCCTCTCCTGGTTTTGATGTTCTTGTGGATGATGAGTTGAGGGATTCTGATTATTACCACGGTGAAGATCAATTTGGAAGAGCAATAGGTCATGAAGGGAGGAACTTGAACTCTGTTGATGAATATGGCAGGGGCCATTCTGTTGATTATGGCTCGTTGCCTGATGACCAAGAAAGGTATGGTGATCCACGGGGCTATGATCCCTATGAACATATGCAAGGGCAGCACGCATGGGAGCAGCACAGGGCATCGTCAGAAAGAATGCTAGTGGCACCAGCACATCTGGAAAGGCGAGGTTACTCGAAAGCTGATAGCCCTGAGCACATTGAAGGATCAGATTTGCGTTATCTTTTATCGAAACAAAGGAGGGTTAACGGCTTGAGATCAGTTGTTAGTAATGATTTTGTCCCAGGCAATCATGTTGAGGAGCGAGGTTACCAGGGTTCTTCACGAAGGGACTCTCATCACTTACTCTCACATGAGAGCTCCATTAGTAGTCGTCTTCGTGGTAGAATAAAGCTTCCAGGAGGATCTCCCAACGAAGGTGGTGACTTGCATGCAGAAAGGGAAATTGACGGGGGCAGGAATCGGGGAAGATTGTCACCAGTAAGGTCCCTGATCTCTTCCCAGCAAGGGAGGTTCCGGGATAGAATGAAAGCTAGGGTGGAAGAGGATTACAATGAGGGGAGAAATTTTAGAGGTCCCCATGTGAGAAGAGAATTAGTAGatgataaaattactaattttgcTGCTCCTAAAAGCCTTGCAGAGCTGAGAGGTGGGAAAAATGCAGAGGGTAAACCTCAGCAATCCCTTGGAAAGCGGAAGTACTTGGAAGATCATCCACCATCTGATGCTGATCTCTCATTTGAAGGGCCAATGCCTCTTAGTGAGATTcttaagagaaagagagggggtGGAGCTGCAGCTTCTGGTAGCAGAATATCATCTGTTATCGAGGTTGGCAATAATCAAAAGGAAAGTAGGCAAAGCCTCACCAGCAATTCCAACAACAAGGCAGTTGCGGAGACTCAAAGTGGATTTTCTTCGGTATTAAAGGACGATGACAGTAGCCAgatgctaaaaaataaagaatccaAGTTTGCTACTGATGATGCCCTTGGAATAGAAGGGGAAAACATTGAAATTGTTCATGGAAAGTCTTCTCAGCTACCTAATCCAAGTGAGATTGAGACTGAAGATGGGATGGTTGCTGATGACGGATTGGAAGATCACGAGTACGAGGGTGATGATCAGAGGGATGGTGATTATGAATATGAGCAGGCTGATGAAGGAGAGTACAATTACGAAGAGGGTGAAAACATAGATGAAGAGGAATATGAAAACGAAGATGGAGATGACTTTGCCAAGAAAATTGGTGTCGTGTTCTCATGA